Proteins from one Drosophila gunungcola strain Sukarami chromosome 3R, Dgunungcola_SK_2, whole genome shotgun sequence genomic window:
- the LOC128256005 gene encoding protein hairless: MTDEHKSNINSNSSNSSNNNNSNNNNTASSSSSSSNNNNNCNESSNNNTSSIIAEAAAKFLLKNGLNGSSSSSLPPLPPPLPASLSRTTTPTSTPTPTPTPTPTPLSCSSTPSNGFLPHAKTPKSSSIMAASAAVAATIVGATASKPSIDVLGGVLDYSSLGGAATGTLPTTAASAGTVKIAKGSNSGGSFDMGRTPISTHSNSNNSWGGYGGRLQFFKDGKFILELARSKDGDKSGWVSVTRKTFRPPSAATSATVTPTSAVTTAYPKNENSTSLSFSDDNSSIQSSPWQRDQPWKQSRPRRGISKELSLFYHRPRNSVLGRTALRTASRKRRRPHEPLSSSEEQQPMFEAALKAENGDDTLKAEASEAVGEGAPSETSANEITSDKPETIKCEEDAEGPEKEPKKEGKDESESKEAASTLKDDAKPKDETVEKMNTSEDEEAMTAPPSVNTIPVNGDLNGELKARVGKPKPKPRAKLNSIIQKLIDGVPARLEQMTKTPAAAATTTTATAERSGGGAIGSLGHPLTHKVSPPSSGSAASRLVEYHHQHVSPRKRILREFEKVSLEDNGGVNNGSGGGSSGGAGGKRSRAKASSTSSSAGKASPMNLAPPQGKPSPSPGSSSSSTSPAAATTQPTRLNSSYSIHSLLGGSSGSGSSSSSSGKKSGEHPAAIISNVHHPHHSLYQSSSSSYPRALLTSPKSPEVSGSNGGGGKSPSHAGTKKRSPPYTAGSPLPVDYGHSFYRDPYAGAGRPSTTSSASQDLSPPRSSPASPATTPRTVPKKTASIRREFASPSASSSSCPSPGDRSASPPDRRHLQQQPHLQRSSPLHYYMYPPPPQVNGNGSGGSPTSAPVTSSSSAAAAAAAAAAAAAYIPSVVSPSLYHPYISTLAALRHNPLWMHHYQAGASALLPPHPQANSSAAAAAAAASAAARLSPQSPYHAFAYNGVGAAAVAAAAAAAAFGQPAPSPHTHPHLGHPHQHTHPAALTTHHSPAHLATPKLTDSSTDQMSAASSHRTASTSPSSSSASATSGASSSAMFHTSSLRNEQSSDLPLNLSKH; the protein is encoded by the exons ATGACCGATGAGCATAAAAGTAACATTAACAGTAACAGCAGTAActccagcaacaacaataacagcaataacaacaacacgGCAAgtagcagcagtagcagtagcaacaacaacaacaactgcaacgagagcagcaacaacaacaccagtAGCATAATTGCAGAGGCGGCCGCCAAGTTTCTATTGAAAAATGGCCTGAACGggagcagtagcagtagcttGCCCCCTCTGCCGCCGCCCCTGCCCGCAAGCTTAAGCAGGACGACCACGCCCACGTCTACGCCGACACCTACGCCTAcacccacgcccacgcccttATCCTGCAGCTCCACCCCCTCAAATGGCTTTTTGCCGCATGCCAAGACGCCCAAAAGTAGTAGCATTATGGCTGCGTCGGCCGCAGTGGCAGCCACCATCGTTGGAGCTACTGCGTCCAAGCCCAGCATTGATGTCCTGGGCGGCGTCCTGGACTACAGTTCCTTGGGCGGAGCAGCCACTGGTACACTGCCCACCACTGCAGCATCAGCGGGAACAGTGAAGATCGCCAAGGGTAGCAACTCCGGCGGCAGCTTTGATATGGGCAGGACTCCAATATCGAcgcacagcaacagcaacaacagctggGGCGGCTATGGCGGCCGTTTGCAGTTTTTCAAAG ATGGAAAATTCATATTGGAACTGGCACGATCCAAGGATGGCGACAAGAGCGGCTGGGTCTCGGTCACGCGCAAGACCTTCCGCCCTCCATCGGCGGCCACCTCGGCCACTGTGACCCCGACGTCGGCGGTGACCACAGCGTATCCAAAGAACGAGAATTCCACATCGCTGAGCT TTTCGGATGACAACAGCTCGATACAATCTTCGCCCTGGCAGCGAGATCAGCCCTGGAAGCAGTCCCGACCCCGGCGTGGCATATCCAAGGAGCTGTCTCTCTTCTACCATCGGCCAAGGAACAGTGTGCTTGGACGGACTGCTCTCCGGACAGCCTCGCGAAAGCGGCGGCGGCCTCATGAGCCGTTATCCAGCAGCGAGGAACAGCAGCCGATGTTCGAGGCGGCGCTCAAGGCGGAGAACGGCGACGATACTCTTAAGGCGGAAGCTTCGGAGGCCGTAGGAGAAGGCGCTCCGTCGGAAACATCCGCAAATGAGATTACAAGTGACAAACCGGAAACGATCAAATGCGAGGAGGATGCTGAAGGGCCCGAGAAGGAGCCCAAGAAGGAGGGTAAAGATGAAAGCGAGTCAAAAGAAGCGGCGTCCACCCTAAAGGATGATGCCAAACCAAAAGACGAGACTGTTGAGAAAATGAATACGAGCGAGGACGAGGAAGCCATGACGGCGCCACCCAGCGTAAACACGATTCCCGTGAACGGTGACCTAAACGGCGAGCTGAAGGCAAGGGTTGGGAAACCAAAGCCGAAACCGCGGGCCAAGCTCAACAGCATCATCCAGAAACTAATCGATGGCGTGCCAGCACGCCTGGAGCAAATGACAAAGACACCAGCGGCAGCAGCCACAACGACTACGGCGACGGCAGAGCGAAGCGGGGGCGGAGCCATCGGAAGTCTTGGTCACCCCTTGACTCATAAG GTTTCTCCGCCTTCGTCGGGATCAGCAGCCAGCCGTCTAGTCGAGTACCACCACCAGCACGTTTCACCCAGGAAGAGGATTCTACGCGAATTCGAAAAGGTGTCATTGGAGGACAACGGAGGCGTAAACAacggtagtggtggtggaagCAGCGGAGGAGCCGGAGGCAAGCGAAGCCGCGCAAAGGCTTCTTCAACCTCGTCTTCGGCTGGCAAGGCCTCGCCGATGAATCTGGCCCCGCCCCAGGGAAAGCCGAGCCCCAGTCCCGGCTCCAGCTCATCCAGCACTTCACCAGCGGCAGCAACTACGCAGCCCACGCGACTGAACAGCTCCTACAGCATACACTCGCTTCTAGGTGGGAgcagtggcagcggcagcTCATCCTCCTCATCCGGCAAAAAGAGCGGCGAACACCCGGCGGCTATAATCAGCAATGTGCATCACCCGCACCACTCCCTATACCAGTCCAGCTCCTCGAGCTATCCACGAGCTCTGCTTACCTCGCCCAAGTCGCCGGAGGTGAGCGGCAGCAATGGAGGCGGCGGAAAGTCTCCCTCGCACGCTGGAACTAAGAAGCGTTCTCCACCGTACACGGCAGGATCGCCGCTGCCAGTGGACTATGGTCACTCCTTCTACAGGGATCCCTATGCCGGAGCAGGTCGCCCTTCCACAACGAGCTCGGCGTCGCAGGACCTGTCGCCGCCCCGCTCCTCGCCAGCATCGCCCGCCACGACGCCGCGCACTGTGCCCAAAAAGACTGCATCGATCCGGCGCGAGTTCGCCTCGCCGtcagccagcagcagcagctgtcCCTCGCCCGGAGATCGGAGTGCCTCGCCTCCGGACCGGCGGCacttgcagcagcagccgcaccTGCAGCGCAGCTCGCCGCTGCACTACTACATGTATCCGCCACCGCCTCAGGTGAATGGAAACGGATCGGGCGGCAGTCCGACCTCGGCGCCAGTGACGTCGAGCAGCAGTGCAgctgcagcggcggcggcagcagcggccgCCGCGGCCTACATTCCCTCGGTGGTGTCGCCGTCGCTTTACCACCCTTACATATCCACTCTTGCGGCGCTGCGGCACAATCCGCTGTGGATGCACCACTATCAGGCAGGAGCTTCGGCGCTACTGCCACCACATCCACAAGCCAACAGCTCCGcggctgccgctgctgcagctgcatctGCTGCTGCGAGACTTTCGCCCCAATCGCCCTATCACGCGTTCGCGTACAACGGAGTGGGTGCGGCCGCTGTAGCggctgcagcagctgccgcCGCCTTTGGACAGCCCGCTCCCAGTCCCCACACGCATCCGCACCTTGGCCATCCGCACCAGCATACGCACCCGGCTGCACTGACCACCCACCACTCGCCCGCTCACCTGGCCACGCCAAAACTGACTGATAGTAGTACCGACCAAATGTCTGCAGCGTCCAGTCATCGCACCGCCTCCACTTCGCCGAGCAGCTCGAGCGCATCCGCCACTTCCGGCGCCAGCTCCTCCGCAATGTTTCATACTAGTAGCCTAAGGAATGAACAAAGTTCAG ACTTACCACTGAATCTGTCAAAGCACTGA